Within Candidatus Thermoplasmatota archaeon, the genomic segment CGAGCCTCGCGACGGAAGGCGGCGGGCGCGCGGTCTTCGACGCGAACGGCCTTTTCGCGCTCTTCTATCTCGCGGTCGTCTCGACCGCCTTCGGCCTCGCGCTCTATTTCACGCTCCACCGCCGCGTCGGTCCCATCCGCGTGAACCTCGTGAGCCACATCGTGCCCGTGTTCGCGACCCTTTCGGGGTTCCTCGTGCTCGGCACGCCCATCGAGGCGCGGACGATCCTCGCGTTCGTTCTCATCGTCGCGGGATTCGCGCTCGTCCTTCGCCCGGTCCATCGAAGGCAGGACCACAAGTGACGGACCTTGCGGGCGACGAAGCCATGCCCATGCCCGACTACCCCGAGTACCGGCCGGGACCCCCGCCGGGCGACCGGCCCATGGAGCCCCGCGAAAGCATGTTCCAGAACCCCGTCTACGAACCCCCCAGGCAAGGCGGCTACGCCCCCGGGATGCGCGGAGAGCAGATGACGCGCCAGGCCTTCGGGACGCGCGGCCTCTACTGGGCCGTGATCCTCGCCGCGGGCGCGCTCGCGATCACGCTGCTCCTCAGCGTGTTCGTCGACACCGCCGGCGGGCTGAGGGCGCTCCGCTTCTTCGCGGGCCTCGCGATCCTCGGCCTCGCGGTCGTGCTCGTGGGAGGCGCGTTCTTCGGCGAGATCGCGCCTGACATCGTCCGCGCGGGCATGCTCGTCGCGGGCGCCATCCTGCTCACGTCGTTCATCTCGACGATGCTGAGCGTCGGCACGGTCACGGGCTTCTTCCCGTGAGGTCCTCCCGCCGCGCGGTCGCGATGACGTCGTCGATCCTGAGGATCAGGGTCGCGACCTCCGCGGCCGTCGCGACGGACTGGACCTTGACCCTCAAGGGCTCCACCACGCCCGCGGACCACGCGTCGAACGTCCCGCCCGTCGCGACCTCGACGCCGTGGTCCCGCCGACCCGCCGCGTGCGCGGCTCGCACGGCGGTCACGGCCTCGAGCGGATCCCGCCCCGCATTCTCCGCGAGCGCGCGGGGGATCTCCTCGAGCGCGGCGGCGAACGCCTCGTAGACGAGCGCGCGACGCGCGTCGAGCCTGCCGGCCTCGTCGCGCACGGCGCGCGCGGCCTCCGCTTCAGCCGCTCCCGCCCCGGGGACGATCGGGTCGTCCGCGAGCGCCGTCCGCGCGACGCCGAGCGCGTCCTCGAGCGTTCGCGCCACCTCCTCGACGGATTCCTCCGACGCGCCGCGGACGCGGAGGGTCACCGATCGGGCGCCCCCGCCCCCCGTGACGAGCACCTCGGGCGCGCCGCCCTCCCGCGCCTCCTCGACGAGCGACGCGCGGCCGAGATCGGCCTCGCCAACCTCCCGCGGATTCGCGACCGGCCTCGCGCCCGTCGCGCGCGCGAGGGCGGAAAGCGTCTCGCCGCCCACGCCCGCGACGAGGAGGATGCCCGAGCGCGCGAGGAGGTCGATCGCCCGATCGTCCACCCTTTTCTCGACGAAGATCGCGGTGGCCCCGCTCGACGCGAGCGAGGAGACCGCGCGCGCGACGCGCGTCTCCTCCTCCGCGACGAAGGCCTCGTGGGCGCGCGGGTCCGCGAGGCGGAGGGTCGCCGCGCGCGCGGGCTTCGCGGCCGTAAGCGCGCCCTCGACGAGCGCGACGCGGGCCTCCGCGACGAACCGCGGCATCGCCTCGCTGGCCCGGGCCTTGTCGAGGACGACGCCCTCGACGAGGTCGGTCGCGGCGAGCGCTCGACCCGCGAGCTTCGCGAGGCGGACGTGCGAGAGGTCCGCGCGGCGGCCGTCGGCAACGGCGAGGACCGCCCGGACGGCGAGGTCGGCGAGCCGCGTCGCCTCCGGCGCGGCGGCCTTCGAGGCCATCGCGGTGGCGGCGACGCGCCGCAGCGCCTCCTCGCGGCCCCCGGGGGCCTCCCGCGCGAGGCCTTCGAGCGCGCGCGTCGCGACGGCGGCCGCGTCGCGGAAACCCTCGGCGAGCGCTGTCGCGTGGAGGTCGTCCGCGAGCGTCTCGGCGTGTCGGAGGAGCTCGCCCGCGAGGACGACGGCCGTCGTCGTGCCGTCGCCCAGTTCGCGCTCGAGCGTCGCCGCGGCCTCGACCACCATCCGCGCGGCGGGATCCGAGACGTCCATCCCGCGGAGGATGGTCGCGCCATCGTTCGTGACGCTCACCTCGCCCGCGCCGTCGACGAGCATCTTGTCGAGGCCCTTCGGGCCGAGCGTGGAGCGCACGGCGTCGGCGACGGCCCGCGCGGCCATGACGTTCGCGGCCCGGGCGTCGCGCCCGCGCGGTCGCCCGACCCCGTCCGCCCGGAAGGATGCGTCGCGCATCATGGTGGTCCGCGCGCGATCGCCTCGCGCGTGCATCACGATGTCGCCCATCAGGGCCGGAGACGGGCCTGCTCGCGGAGGCGCGTCACGGCGTCGCGGACGCGGGGCGTCGAGGCGCGGGCCTTCGCCTCGTAGTGGACGAGCCATTCGCCCTCGCGCGCCGGCGCGCCCGGCGCGGCCTCGAAGGCGTAGAGGCGCTCGATCCAGGCGCCCGCCGCCGGGCCCGACCGCACGGCGTACCGGGCTTCGAGGTCGAGGTCGACCGGCGCGTCGCGCGCGAGGTCGGTCGCGTCGCGCGCGAGGCGCCGCGCCGTCGTCTCGAAGGTTTCGCCGGGCGCGACCTCGGCGGACAGGGGCTCCCAGCCGCTCCTCGCGCGGCTCGGGCTCGCGCGGAAGAGCAGCTCGTCGGGCGGTCCCCGGCGGATCACGAGGACGGTCGATTTGCGCCGCGTCGGGAGCTTCGCCACGCGGCGCAAGCGCCGGCCGCCCTCCTCAAGCTTGCGTCGCCGGCCGCGTCGCCATCGTCCGCCATTGGCGATCCTGGAATTGGGACTTCACGTTCGCGAGGACGCCCGCGAGCGCCTCGGAGACGACGAGGTTGAATTCGGGGCTCTTGAGGAAGTCCGCGATGGCCTGCGCGGTGGTTTCGCTGAACCGCGTCACCGCGGCGCTTGCGGGCGGGAGGGCGACGAGGTGCCTGAGGGACCCGTTGCGCTCGAGCGCGTCGAGGACGGCCTTCCCGAGCTCGGCGCGGCGCGCCTCGAGCGCGAGGCCGATCGCCTCCGCGTACTTCGCCTTCACGAGGTTCGCCTCCACCTGGGCGATCACGGAGAGGACCACGCGGTCGCTCACCTCCTCGATGAGCGCCGCGCGGTACTTCTTGAAAAGCATCTCCGCGGCGCGATCGCCCACGATGGCGTTGTACGCGCGCACGAAGCGCGCGAGGGCGGCGCCGAGCCGGATCACGCGGATGAGCCGGAACGCCCGGAGGAACGCGAACTGCGGAAGCGATTCGAGGGCCTCGAGCAGGATGAGGGGTACCATCCCGAGAAGCTCGAACCAGTTCTTGAACAGGAATCGCGTGGGCGGTCGCGCCTGGGTGAGCCGCCAGATGTACTCCGCGACGAAGATGAGCACGATGACGAGGTCGAGGATGACCACCTCGTCGTGCCACTGCGGTCCGATCACGTTGAACTCGTCGACCGCGAGCAGGACGAGGGACGCGATCGCGAGGAGGACCATGAGCAGGTCGGCGGTCGCGAGCCGCGCGAGGCGGCGGAGCTCGCCCTCGTCGCGCGGGCTGGATGACATGCGCTCGCCCGCCGAGCGGACGTCGTGGACGGCGTCGTTCGTCGACATGGAAGTCTCCGTGAAGCCGCATGGGCGCGTCCCCCCTTCACCTTCGCGCCTTGCGTCGACGAGGGATTGATGCAGGTCGGCGTCCGTCGTCCTCGGCATGCCGTCCTTCGACGTGGTGGTCGTGGGGTCGGGCGCGGCGGGCCTCACCGTCGCTTCCGCGTGCCGCGAGGCCGGACGGTCCGTCGCCGTCGTCGACAAGCGTCCCTTCGGAGGCACGTGCGCGCTGCGCGGGTGCGACCCGAAGAAGGTCCTCGTCGCGGCCACCTCCGCGGTCGACGCCGCGCGGCGCCTCGAGGGCCGCGGCGTGGACCCCGGCGGCGTCGTCGTCGACTGGCCGGCCCTCGCCGCCTCGAAGCGCGCGTTCACGGACCCCGTCCCCGAGGCCCGCGCACGGTCCTTCGAGGAGCAGGGCATCGCGGCCTACCGCGGCGTCGCCCGCTTCGTGGGTCCGCGCGCGCTCGCGGTGGACGACGAGCGGCTCGACGCGTCCCACGTCGTGGTCGCGGCGGGCGCAATGCCGAGGCCCCTCGGGATCCCCGGGGAGGCGCTCGTCTCGACGAGCGAGGATTTCCTGGCCCTCGATCGCCTCCCCGGGCGCATCGTCTTCATCGGGGGCGGCTACGTCTCGTTCGAGTTCGCGCACGTCGCCGCGGTCGCGGGCGCCCGCGCGACCATCCTGCACCGGGGGGAGCGACCGCTCGAGGGCTTCGACCCGGACCTCGTGGACGCGCTCTCGGACGCGACGCGGCAAGCCGGCGTGGACCTGAGGGTGCGTTCGCCCGTGGTCGCGGTCGAGCGGGCCGGCGACGCCCTCAGGGTCCGCGTCGGCGGCGATCGCGGCGGTGCGATCGAGGCGGACATGGTGGTGCACGGGGCCGGCCGGGTGCCGGACCTCGACGACCTCGATCTCGGGCGCGGGAGCGTCGAGCGCGCGTCGCGGGGCGTCGCCGTGACGCGTCATCTTCAGAGCGTGTCCAATCCCGCGGTGTACGCGGCGGGCGACGCCGCCGCGGCCGACGGCGCGCCCCTCACGCCGGTCGCGACGATCGAGGGCGAGGCCGCGGCGCGCAACCTCCTCGAGGGCAACGTCGTGGTGCCCGACTACCGGGGTCTTCCGAGCGTCGCGTTCGCGAACCCGCCCATCGCGCGCGTCGGCCTTCTCGAGTCGGAGGCGCGCGAGCGCAGCCTGCGTTTCGAGGTCAAGAAGGGCGAAAGCGGCTCCTGGGCCTCTTCGCGCCGCATCGCCGAGCGCGCGTCCGGCTTCAAGGTGCTCGTGGAGGAACGGAGCGGCCGCATCCTCGGCGCGCACCTCCTGGGTCACGGCGCGGAGGAGGTCGTGAACCTCTTCGCGCTCGCGATCCGTCACGGCCTCACGGCCGCGGACCTCCGGGAGGGACTCTACGCGTACCCGACCCATGCCTCGGACGTCCGTTACATGCTCTGAAGGACCGCCGGTTCCGAACGCTTCAAGACCCCGCGGGTCCGAAAGGGACCGGGACCGGCCCGATCCGCATGGGAACCGACGCGCCCCGCGCCGCCTCCGGGCGGCTCCGATCGACCGATGCGAGCCCCGCCCAGGGGGACCTCCGCGCGGCCGTCGAGCGGGCCCATCCCCTCACGCTCCGTTTCGCGGGTCCGATGACCCTCGACGCGTGGCTCGCGTCCGCCTCCGGGCGTTCCTTCGCGGACTGGATCGCCGAGCGCTCGGCCGCGGTTCCCGCGGATCCGGACGCGGCGGCGGTGCTCGACCTTGCGCGCTACGAGGCCGCCGTGCGACGCCTCGAGGAGGGGCCCGCGCCCGAGCGTCCCGCGGCGGGCGCAAGCGACGTCGATCCGGAGGACCTCGTGACCCTCGGCCGCGGTCACGCCGTGCTCGCGGTCGCGACGAACCTCGCGGAGCAGGTGGAGGCGCTCGCGCGCCGCGCGCGCGCGCCCGTGCGGCGCGAGCGCGGCGTCGTGCTCCTGGCGCGCGCCGGCGACGAGGTGGTCTCGGCCGAGCTCGACGTCCTCGAGGCCGACCTCGTCCTCGTCGCCGAACGCCCCGTCCACGCGCGTTTCGCGGTCGAGACGAGCCGCGATCCCTGGCGGGCCCGCGTCCTGCTCCGCGACCTCCTCGCGACGGGCGTTCTCGAACGATTGGCTTGATATCGAAGCCATCCAGGTTTGGGACCGCGGGGTCCCACCACAATATTTCTATATCAGACGCACGGGAGACCTGACCGGTGTGCGGCGCAGGCTTCCCCTGGGACTGGTTCATCCTGGACTTCGCCTACGTCCTCGTGCTCCTCGGCGGGGCCATGACGCTCCGCGCGAAGGGCGCGATGCCCGTCACCTGGGTCCTCTTCGGCGTCCTCGCCATCTCGGTGGGCGCCGGCCTCGTGACGGGCACCTACATCACGCAGCGCGCGTTCCAGGACGCGGTCCTCGCGGCGAAGGAGGGCGGCGCCTTCGCGACCGCCCAGGGCCTCGCGGCCTGCGGGTGATCAGACCTTCGCCCTGAACTCGAGCACGTCGAGGCCGCGGGCGAGGTCGCCCGTGAACATGTAGCCGTTCAGGATCTTGACGTCCCACACGTTCGCGCCCGTCGACCACTGGTCGACGATGACGGGCCGCTTCGCGTCGGAATAGTCGATGAGCACGACGCCCGCGCGGTAGAAGCCCCACACCAGCATGTCGTGGCCCGGCACGAAGCTCCCGAAATGGCTCGTGCACGAGAGCGCACCGATGACCCCGAAGGGCGACGGGGGCTTCGAGGGGTCGACGCCCCCGACGATGCCCGTCGCGTACTCGCCGACGGGCGCCGAGGGCGCGATGTTCGAGAGCAGGACGGGCTTCTTCTCGTCCGTGACGTCGTAGAACCAGAGCGACCCGAGGAACGTCGAGCCCGCGGGCGTGTTCGCGCCGCAGCCGGGCCCGGATCCGCCCCACGTCTCGTCGCCGATGATGAGGAGCGTGCCGTTGCGGGTCGCGTACGCCGAGTGGTGGAGGCCGAGGCCGTACGACTTCGCGGCGTCGTTCTCGATCGTCACGATAAGCGTGGGCTTGAGCGGATCCGCGAGGTCCCAGATCTCGGTGACGTCGACGCCCGCGCAGTAGAGGCGCTCCTTCTCGGGGCTCGTGTGGAACGTGATGTCGTGGCAGCCGTGCGTGCCGAAGGCCCCGAGCACCTTCGGGTCGTCGGGGTTCGACAGGTCCACGACGTCCACTTGTCCGCCCTTCCCCGTCGAGGCGCTGTTGTAGACGAGCGGCAGCGTCGGGTGGACGGCAAGGTTATGGTTCGGCTTCACGTCGATGGTCGCGATGTACCGGGGCGTCTCGGGCGCGGTCACGTCGACGACGTGGAGGCCCTGGCCCTGGCCCGCGAGCACGAGGATGGTGCGGTCGCCCACGTGCGCGACGTCCGCGTCGCGCGCGTAGAGACTCGTTCCGCCGCCCACGTCCTTGAGCGTCGCGACGACGCGCGGCTTCGCGGGGTCGCTCACGTTCACGACCGTGAGGCCCTCACGCAGGCTCGAGACGTACGCGTGGTCGCCGTCGACCCAGAGGCCCGCGCCGATCGGCACCTCGAGGGCGCGCGCGACCGGCTTCAGACCCGCGATCGCTTCGGGGATCGGGACGCCCCACGCGGGACCGGATCGTGCCGGGACGTCCGACGAGGCGGGATCCGCGTCCGCTCCGGGGGCCGAGATGCAGCCGGAAAGCGCGGCGAAGGAGAGCGTGGCGACGAGAAGGAGGGCTCCTCGCATGCCCCTTCGACCGCGAGGGGGGCTCAAGAAGGTTGTTGCTCGAACCGCCCCCCAGGCAACACCCTTTTCCGGGCCTCGGACCACCCCGGGGCGTGGCGGACGAGGCGGAACGCAACGTGCGGCAGATCCGCCGCGACATCGGCCTCTCCGCGCTCGCGCTCGTGAGCGTCGCGATCGGGGTCCACGACTTCCTCCGTCCCCGCGCCGACCCCGCCTTCACGCTGCTCGACGCCGTCGACCTCGGGATCGTCGTGTACTTCGTCATCGACTTCGCGGCGAAGGCGCGCGCGAGCGGCCGCCCGGCGGCCTACACGCGGTCGCACTGGTGGGAGCTTCCGAGCCTCATCCCGGTCACGGGCGGGATCGTGGCGGGCCTCGAAGGCGTGAGCGTGCTGCGGGCCCTGCGGCTCGTCCGCCTTCTCCGCGTCGCCCGTCTCCTGCGCGTCGCGGGGACCGTCGCGCGCATCCGCGGCCTCCGTCGCTACGTCGCGCGCGTCGCGCGTCGCGCGCAGGTCGTGGGGCTGTTCGTCGCGGGGCTGCTCATCGTCGTCGCGGGGGGCCTCGGCGCGAACGTGGTCGAGGGGCAGGTCAACCCGCGTCTCGCCCGCCTCGAGGACGCGCTCTGGTGGAGCCTCAACCTCTTCACGACGACGAGCTACGTGGATTTCCAGCCGCGGACATCCGGAGGGCGCATCCTCGCGGGGATCCTGCAGGTGCTCGGCGTCGCCTTCGTCGGCGTCTTCGCCGCGAGCCTCGCGTCCGCGATCCTCAAGGAGCCCGAGGCGGGCCCCGAGGACGAGCGCGCGTGATCACGCGTTCTGGCTGCAGACGATCGTCGCGTAGATGGGATCCTCGGTCGAGGCGTAGAGGAGCACGAGATCCAGGTTCACGCGGAGGTCGCGGATGACCGCGTTCTCGCCAACGGGAGCCTGGATGAGGACGCGGGGGCTCGAGCGGTTCGTGAAGTCCGCCGCGGGGATCTCCAGGGTGATCGGTGAGGGCCCGACCACCTTCGCGGTGGGCTTCGACGCGTTCGTCGAGTCGTAGAACCGGGCCTCGAGCTTCTGCGAGAACTGGTCTGCCGAGGTCCACGTGAAGACGGCGCTACCGCCGACGAAGGTCGCGTTCTGGTCGAACGAGATATCGAGGCAGTTCTTCGATCCTGTCGTGAGGGACACGCTCGCGAGGCGCGTATGCGCGAGCGTGAGCGTGAAGGACTCCTTGGATTCGAGGACGGTGAGGTTTTCCGTCCCGTTCGCGACCGGAGGCGTCGGGAGGGTCGGCTTCGACGGGCCCGTCGTGCCCGGCGCCACGGGCTCGGACCCGGCCCCGATGCAGCCGGCGAGGACGACCGCGAGCGCGAGCGGGAGGACGAGAAGACGCTTGGTCATGGAGGGGATCCGGGGGCGATGAGCCATGGCCGCAACATGAAGCTTCTTGCGCGACGCATGGCCGTCCGACAATGGCCGCGACGATAGGCCCTTTAAGGAGCGGACCCTTCGGAGGGCCGTTGATCGTCGACTGCCACGTCCACCTCAACGACTACACGAACGACCGGGTGCCGACCGAGGAAAGCCTGCAGAAGCTCCTCGCCGACATGAAGTCGAACGGCGTGGCGAAGGCCTTCATCCTCACGTCCTACCTCGCGAACGAGCAGCGCCCCCGCATCGATCGCGTCCTCGACCTTGTCAAGCCCCACCCTGAGCTTTTCGTGGTCGAGGGGATCTCGCTCTCGGGGGGCGCGCCCTTCGACCTGCGCGCGACGGAGGAGCGATTGAGGCAGGGGCTCACCATCGGGCTCAAGCTCTACCCCGGCTACGAGCACTATTATCCGACGGACCGCCTGTGCGAGCCGATCTACGACCTCGCCGCGAAATACCGCGTGCCGGTCATGTTCCACACGGGCGACACGTTCACGAAGATCGGGAAGCTGAAGTACAGCCACCCGCTCCACCTCGACGACGTCGCGGTCGACCACCCGGACCTCAAGATCGTGATCTGCCACCTCGGAAACCCGTGGTTCAGGGACACGGCGGAGCTCATCTACAAGAACGACAACGTCCGCGCCGACATCTCCGGCCTTATCCTCGGCAACTTCGAGGCGCGCTTCGAGCGCTGGCTTGCCGACCAGGTGCGCGACCTCATCCTCTACGCGGGCGACCCCGAGGATCTGCTGTTCGGGACCGATTGGCCGCTCGTCGCGATGTCGCCGTACATCCGCTTCGTGCGCTCGCTCGACCTCGACGAGGACGAGGAGCGGCGATTGCTCTCGGGCAACGCGATCGAGTGGTTCGACCTCGACCGGCACGAGAAGCGGAGGGCGAGCCGGTGACGAAGTCGCCCGTCCGCTACCGGGCGATGCGCAAGGAGGACGTGCCCGAGCTCATCCGTCTCGAGGCCGCGAGCTTTCCCGGCATTCCGCCCGAGCGGCACTGGATCCCGGCGATGCTCGAGGCTCACGTCGACAAATTCCCCGAAGGCCAGTTCGTCGCCGAGATCGACGGCCGGCTCGTGGGCAGCGCGACCACGCTGCTCGTCCCGCTCGCCGCGGCCCTGACCCCCCACAAGTGGCGCGAGATCACGGGGGGCGGCTACCTGACGACGCACGATCCCTCGGGCGACGCCCTCTACGGCACGGAGGTCATGGTCCATCCGGATGCGCGGCGTCGCGGCATCGGCAGGCACCTCTACGAGCTGCGCAAGGACCTGATCCGGCGCCGCAACCTCCGGGCCTTCGTGACGGGCGGGCGTATCCCCGAATACGTGAAGCACGCGGGCGAGATGTCGGCGAGCGCGTACGTGCGGAGCGTGCTGCGCGGCGAGCGCACCGACCGCACGCTCACCCCGCAGCTGAGGAGCGGCATGACCGTCGCGGGCGTCATGCCGGCCTACATCACCGACCCCAACTCGCGCAACTGGGCGACGCTCCTCGTGTGGTGGAACCTCGATTACGAGGCCCCGACGTCGCTTACGCCCGCGGCCCCCTCGGCGCGCGCGGGCGACAGCGCGACCGCGAAGGCGCAGCGCGCGGGTCACGACCGCTGAGCCGCGACAAGCGACGCGTCAGCGGCTGCGCTTGATCGAACGAGCGCGCGCGACGCGGCCGTCAGT encodes:
- the thsA gene encoding thermosome subunit alpha, whose protein sequence is MGDIVMHARGDRARTTMMRDASFRADGVGRPRGRDARAANVMAARAVADAVRSTLGPKGLDKMLVDGAGEVSVTNDGATILRGMDVSDPAARMVVEAAATLERELGDGTTTAVVLAGELLRHAETLADDLHATALAEGFRDAAAVATRALEGLAREAPGGREEALRRVAATAMASKAAAPEATRLADLAVRAVLAVADGRRADLSHVRLAKLAGRALAATDLVEGVVLDKARASEAMPRFVAEARVALVEGALTAAKPARAATLRLADPRAHEAFVAEEETRVARAVSSLASSGATAIFVEKRVDDRAIDLLARSGILLVAGVGGETLSALARATGARPVANPREVGEADLGRASLVEEAREGGAPEVLVTGGGGARSVTLRVRGASEESVEEVARTLEDALGVARTALADDPIVPGAGAAEAEAARAVRDEAGRLDARRALVYEAFAAALEEIPRALAENAGRDPLEAVTAVRAAHAAGRRDHGVEVATGGTFDAWSAGVVEPLRVKVQSVATAAEVATLILRIDDVIATARREDLTGRSP
- a CDS encoding amidohydrolase family protein, producing the protein MIVDCHVHLNDYTNDRVPTEESLQKLLADMKSNGVAKAFILTSYLANEQRPRIDRVLDLVKPHPELFVVEGISLSGGAPFDLRATEERLRQGLTIGLKLYPGYEHYYPTDRLCEPIYDLAAKYRVPVMFHTGDTFTKIGKLKYSHPLHLDDVAVDHPDLKIVICHLGNPWFRDTAELIYKNDNVRADISGLILGNFEARFERWLADQVRDLILYAGDPEDLLFGTDWPLVAMSPYIRFVRSLDLDEDEERRLLSGNAIEWFDLDRHEKRRASR
- a CDS encoding potassium channel family protein is translated as MADEAERNVRQIRRDIGLSALALVSVAIGVHDFLRPRADPAFTLLDAVDLGIVVYFVIDFAAKARASGRPAAYTRSHWWELPSLIPVTGGIVAGLEGVSVLRALRLVRLLRVARLLRVAGTVARIRGLRRYVARVARRAQVVGLFVAGLLIVVAGGLGANVVEGQVNPRLARLEDALWWSLNLFTTTSYVDFQPRTSGGRILAGILQVLGVAFVGVFAASLASAILKEPEAGPEDERA
- a CDS encoding NAD(P)/FAD-dependent oxidoreductase, which encodes MPSFDVVVVGSGAAGLTVASACREAGRSVAVVDKRPFGGTCALRGCDPKKVLVAATSAVDAARRLEGRGVDPGGVVVDWPALAASKRAFTDPVPEARARSFEEQGIAAYRGVARFVGPRALAVDDERLDASHVVVAAGAMPRPLGIPGEALVSTSEDFLALDRLPGRIVFIGGGYVSFEFAHVAAVAGARATILHRGERPLEGFDPDLVDALSDATRQAGVDLRVRSPVVAVERAGDALRVRVGGDRGGAIEADMVVHGAGRVPDLDDLDLGRGSVERASRGVAVTRHLQSVSNPAVYAAGDAAAADGAPLTPVATIEGEAAARNLLEGNVVVPDYRGLPSVAFANPPIARVGLLESEARERSLRFEVKKGESGSWASSRRIAERASGFKVLVEERSGRILGAHLLGHGAEEVVNLFALAIRHGLTAADLREGLYAYPTHASDVRYML
- a CDS encoding ion transporter: MSTNDAVHDVRSAGERMSSSPRDEGELRRLARLATADLLMVLLAIASLVLLAVDEFNVIGPQWHDEVVILDLVIVLIFVAEYIWRLTQARPPTRFLFKNWFELLGMVPLILLEALESLPQFAFLRAFRLIRVIRLGAALARFVRAYNAIVGDRAAEMLFKKYRAALIEEVSDRVVLSVIAQVEANLVKAKYAEAIGLALEARRAELGKAVLDALERNGSLRHLVALPPASAAVTRFSETTAQAIADFLKSPEFNLVVSEALAGVLANVKSQFQDRQWRTMATRPATQA
- a CDS encoding GNAT family N-acetyltransferase, which gives rise to MTKSPVRYRAMRKEDVPELIRLEAASFPGIPPERHWIPAMLEAHVDKFPEGQFVAEIDGRLVGSATTLLVPLAAALTPHKWREITGGGYLTTHDPSGDALYGTEVMVHPDARRRGIGRHLYELRKDLIRRRNLRAFVTGGRIPEYVKHAGEMSASAYVRSVLRGERTDRTLTPQLRSGMTVAGVMPAYITDPNSRNWATLLVWWNLDYEAPTSLTPAAPSARAGDSATAKAQRAGHDR